Proteins found in one Clostridiales bacterium genomic segment:
- a CDS encoding ABC transporter ATP-binding protein: MNKSKLISAAKPTSRHIFRGVKPKNIKKTLIRLFGYLKNYKLQLFIVAICILINSGTGIALNSFVKPLIDRYILPLVGVQNPDLSGF; encoded by the coding sequence ATGAATAAAAGCAAACTAATCAGCGCGGCAAAACCGACAAGCAGGCATATATTTAGAGGCGTAAAGCCCAAAAACATAAAAAAGACTTTAATTAGGCTGTTTGGGTATCTTAAAAATTACAAGCTTCAGCTATTCATTGTGGCAATTTGTATTTTGATAAACTCCGGAACAGGCATTGCTTTAAACAGCTTTGTAAAACCGCTAATTGATAGATATATCCTGCCTCTTGTGGGCGTCCAAAACCCCGATTTGAGCGGATTT